TGCGCGCTCCTCAGCGCGCAGTTTGCGACCCTTCCCCAGCGCGACTTTACAGATCCGCACCAAGGCGACCATGCCCTTCGCACTCCCCGCTGCCAGAAATGAACCCAACGTGAGTGCAAAACCACAGAGTTTCAATTCATTCTTGCTCGCGACTAATCAATTTGTTGCAGCCTCTCTACACACGAGGCTCCCAGGAGCGCGCCAAGGTGGAAGAAGCCTTGAAGGAGCTCCGGTCCCAACTCCCCGTCCAGAGTGAAGTCTTCTACAACGGTGTGGCCCAGAAGGTCTCCCAGTCGATAGACCAACCAATGCCTTCGGAACATGCCACTACCTTCACCAACTACCCTCTTGCTTCCAAGGAGCAGGTCGCTGCTGCCATCGAATCCGctctcaaggccaagaagagcTGGGAGGAGACCCCCTTCGTCGATCGCGCTGCTATCTTCATGAAGGCCGCCGAGTTGGCCACGGGCAAATACCGGTATGAGCTGATTGCGGCGACCATGCTGGGTCAGGGAAAGAATGTCTGGCAGGGTGAGATCGACGCCGCGGCCGAGTTGGCAGACTTCTTCCGTCAGAACTGCAACTTCGCGGCGGAATTGATGGGAAAGCAGCCCCCCCGGAACACTAATGGCATGTGGAGGTATGTACTGCCCGGCGCAGCGGAGAGAAAGTCCCTGGCTAACTCCTATAGTCGCATGGAATACCGCCCCCTCGAGGGATTCGTGTACGCGGTCTCGCCCTTCAATTTCACTGCCTTGGGTGGCAGCTTGGTCTCCGCTCCGGCTTTGATGGGTAACGTCGTCGTGTGGAAGCCCTCGCCATCCAGCATCTACGCGAGCACCCTCGTTTACAAGATTCTGCTCGAGGCTGGCCTGCCTCCGGATGTTGTGCAGTTTGTGCCGGGTGATGCCGAAGAGGTCACCAGCGTGGCCCTCTCTCACCGCGACTTTGCTGGCTTGAACTTCATCGGATCGTCCGACGTTTTCCGTAGCATCTACGGCAAGATTGGCGAGGGCATCGCCAACAAGACCTACCGCGAGTTCCCTCGTGTGGTCGGCGAGACCAGCGGCAAGAACTTCCATCTCATCCACAACACCGCGGATATTCCCAGCGCCGTCAACCACACCATCCGTGGTGCTTTCGAGTACCAAGGCCAGAAGTGCTCGGCCACCTCCCGTGTTTACCTCCCCGAGAGCCGCGCCGAGGAGTTCTTGACGGCCCTCAAGTCGGGTGTCAAGAACATCACCATCGGCAGCCCCGACAAGGACTTTGAGGCCTTCATGGGCCCTGTTATCCACCGCCAGTCCTTCAACAAGATCAAGTCGATCATCGATGCCAGCAACAAGGATCCCTCTCTCACCTTGCTGGCTGGTGGTACCTACGATGACTCCGTTGGCTTCTACGTTCACCCCACAGTCTACCAGGCCCACACCCTCGACCACCGCCTGTTCGACGAGGAGATCTTCGGGCCTGTTTTGGCCATTTACGTCTACCCTGATGCTGAGTGGAGCTCTAtcctgaagaaggccgaCGAGCAGGGTGGCGGCTTCGCCCTCACCGGTGCGGTCTTTGCCAAGGATCGCCGTGTGATCCGTGAAGCTGAGGATGCTCTCCGCTACTCCGCTGGCAACTTCTACATCAACTGCAAGACCACAGCCGCTCTGATCGGAGAGCAGTCCTTCGGTGGTGCCCGTGCTAGTGGTACCAACGACAAGGCCGGTAGTTCCGACATGCTGCGCCGCTTCACCAGCCCCCGAATGATCAAGGAGGAGTTCTTCCCCGTTGAGGGCTACACCTATCCTAGCAACCACTAGGAACTGCATGACGGCATGAATTTCATTATGAAGGGAAAGATGTACATATAGTTTAGATTTCAAAATTTCACGTTTTCAcgttttattttattttactttattctattttgCATAATTCCCGTATCTCATAGTCGTAAACTCATAAGATGTCTACTTTTTGTCTACTTTTTACCTATATCACAAGTAATCCATAATCGTGAGTCTGTAGAGGATAACCTCCCACTCGGACTTTCTCCGTACGTGTGTCTGTGTGTGTTGGTGTATATGTagctctctttctctttattAATTGGCCAATAATACATTTCTAGATGCAGTGTCTGTAACTTTTTTCCGGATCAGGCACATCACACGATCTCCAGCTGTCTCCCAGTTGCACACCGTATCCTCCAGGACCATAGAACCCATGCAACCCCTCATCGGCATGCATCCCGAGGATTGAGATTGATATGGGGCGATAAGCTATAAGTGGGGCTCGGTGGAATCCCCCGCATCTCCAGCTCTTATCGAGAGAGTCTAGTTCTATCGCTATCTGGTTCCTCGACCGGCAACGCTCCCGGGCATTCACCTCCTTCCCGGTCGTTCTGGGTAGCTTGcatgtatatataagaaCTGGTCAAACTCCCTATACGGTGGGTAGAGACAGCATCACGAATTCTACGAAGTGGCCATCATGGTTTCCAAATCCACGCCCATTGCCATTGTCGGAGGCGGTGCCTTCGGCCTCTCGACGGCCCTCCATCTGGTGCGAGATGGATATAACAATATCTCCGTCTTTGAACAAGATGACCAGATCCCTCCTCGCCCCTCCGCTGCCAATGACCTGAACAAGATTGTGCGCGCCGAGTATGAGGATCCATTTTACACCGACTTGACCATGGTTGGTAGCTCCCGTGCCCCATCCACCGTTGACCCTCCTTCTAACCCGAATAGCAAGCGATCGCCCTCTGGAAAACTCCCCTCTTCGCCCCACACTTCCACCAGACGGGTTTCCTACACTGCGTCTCGGGGAAAGCCCCCGAGAGGGCGGTGGACACACTCAAACGCTTCCAAGCCGCCGCCGACGACCACCCTGAGCTTAGAAAACATGTCGTGCCCCTCgcgaaagatgaagagatccGACAACGGTTCTGGCAGTATGACGGCCAGTTTCCCGGTTGGAATGGATACCTCAACACTTTCGATGGGTACGCACATTCCGGAAATGCCTTGAAAGCCGTGTACCAGGCGACGCAGAAGGCAGGCGTCCGGTTCTTCCTGGGAGAGCAGCACGGCGCCGTGGCCGAAGTGACATACAAGAATGGCAGAAGCACAGGCCTCCGAACGAAGAACGGTCAGTTCCACCCGGCGGAGCTCGTTATCGTGGCGGCGGGAGCGGCAGCCGCCAAACTGGTGCCAGCCATCGGGTCGCAAGTCGTGGCCAAATCGTGGTCGGTCGCCCACGTTCACCTgaccgaggaggagacgTCTGCGCTACGAGGCATCCCCATCACCTATGCCCGTGACCTGGGGTTCTTCTTCGAGCCCGATCCCGTGACTCAGCTGCTGAAGTTGTGTCCCATGGGTGGAGGATACGTCAACACCGATCCCGCCACCGGGGTCTCGCATGCCCCATCTGTAGCAGACAGCGCTTTTGTGCCCCCCGACGATGAAGCCAAGATCCGTCAACTGCTGGCCCATACTCTCCCCACATTGGCCAATCGGCCGCTGGTGCGGAAGTCCCTGTGTTGGTTCGCCGACACCAGTGACTCCGACTTTATCATTGACTACGTGCCTCACACGTCGAACTCAGTGGTTCTACTCTCCGGTGACTCCGGACATGGTTTCAAGATGTTCCCTCTGTTCGGTAGCTGGGTGAAGGCGCTCCTCGAGGCCAAAGACCAGCAACAGCCCGTTCCGCGCTGGCGCTGGAAGGAGCCCCAGCAGAGTGGTGATGGCAAGTGGGGCGACGCAGTCAGCTGGCGGATTGGGTCGACGAGGGAATTCAAAGATATTCAACCGGGCAAACCGAAGCTTTGATTGTCTCGTACGTGCACTATTGTTATAACTGTTCTCATTTCACGATGTATTTGAAGCGTTGCACTATCTCATAAGACAGAAGGTCATAGATCATTGGAAATATATACACATCATCTTTCACATCGTCTCCAATACCTTCGAGCCTTCATAGGGACTACCCATATATCACCTAAACAATAGAAACCGACGCCCTTCATTACCACGGATCTCGTTCTATCCGAGTCAATCCAATCGTAAGACAAGTGTAACAACTGAGTATGAATCTAGGGTACACCAGGCCGATCGGTTGGTCTCCCGTTCGGCAGCCTTTCCGGGATCACGTGCAGCCTGGTCGCTCCCTTTCACCATAAAGTAGTCAAAGACCGTGTGAAAGCGGAGAGAACGTCGAACGTCCTCGAAACCACCGCATGTCGATATCATGGCAGGTAATTCGTGTCTCATTTCTATGGGATATCATCGCTACTCATAACAAATCGTAACTACCAGATGTGATTCTCCGTGACGGCATGCGCAATCCAATCCACATCCCCCGTATCGATCGACTCCGCCACAGCCATGATCTCCGCCGTCGTCAGCCCCGGATGCAGATTGGGGATTTCCGATATTCCAAACACGCGATCTGGGGTGGATGGGGAAGGGAGGCGGGAGATGATACGGTCCAGCTGCCCCTTCCTGGCCAAGTCGGTACCGTGAATGACCCCATCGTCTGCCAGATGGCTCAACATTCCGGCGAGTTGCTGTAATTCCGACTTGCGAAACCCGGCGATCAGATTCCCGCGCGAGATCATTTCATCCAACACCGTGACGCTGGTGTGGAACCACGGAGTCCAGTCGTCGAGGAGGGACGCGTCGGCTGCGGGGGCGGTGACAAGGACTACGGCGGCGGTATAGGTGGCTTCGAGGTCAAACGGGAGGAAACTGTCTAGAAGACGGTCAGCGGTGTCTATACCGGAGTCCGCGAGGTCCGTACCGAGGAGATTCTGTCGCTGGAGGACGATAAGGATGTTCAGGATTTGCTGTGCCGAGTCGATGCAGACCTGCAGCAGCTTGCGCACGTTGGCCGACGAGTTTAGAGATTCGAGCGAGCTGTCGGCGGTTTGGATTCGCATCTTCAGAAAGCAGAATAATACCGGTCGGGTGGCCAACACGATGCACTGCAGACGGTCAGGAATATGCAAGCAATTGACAAAGAAGGCAGCGGTCAGACCTGATGGTAGAGTAGATGCAGGTGCGCCGATAGTCGGGACACGCCGCTGATCGAGGACTCGTCCAGCCGCAAGTCGTAGCATTTTCGAAGCTCGGTGACCAACTCGGCGGCGCTGGCGAGAGCGCTCTTGGTTCTCAAGAGGAAATTCCGATTCAGGCGCCCATCCGGCCCATAGACACCTTGGACCGTCAGCAAAAGCCAGGGATACCGTGCCGGTGGAGAGCTTACTGCTATTGATTTCCTCCATGATCTGACACACCTTGATTTGCATGCCGAGGGCGATCGCCTTCTGGGGCGATCCCGGGAAATAGGGTAGCTGGTGGTGTAATTGATCGTCGCGGATGGATTGTGGCAACCCCATCAGCGAGGTCATCTGGCGATCGAGGATGTAGATGGTCCACCAAATCCGACGGCATCGCTGGACGATCGCGTCTCCCAGGTGCTCCGCGGACATATCGGTGTGCATTCCCTGGGCCTGGGCGATGCGCGCTGCTTGGCCAATCTACACGGTTAATGACATGGCGGTCATACGGAGGGTCCGCGACTTACATAATTGTGGGCGGAGTTGCGACAGTCGAGCGATTGCAGATACAGTGCAATGCAGCAGAGAATCTCGGTGGCGACGATGGGATCGCGACAGAGGTTGGTCGTGTCCGGCAGCAGCTGCAACGCCTTGGTAAAGAACTCACAGCCGGACGGTCGACTCCCTTGATTTCTCTGCACCACAAACGCCTTGCCAAAGGCCAGAATGAGCAAGTAATGAATATACCACAAGCCCGAATGCGCCATCTGATGCTCTGGATTCTCGTAGAAGGCGTACAAGCCACCCATGAACGTATCCTCGTCGAAGAGGTGGAACAACTGACCCGCATGAAACTTGACGGCGTTGATGAGGTAGATGGAGAAGTCTAGGGGCGGCGCCATGGGAATATCGTTAGTTACGGTGGTCCTCGTTCCATCCCAGCCCAGATCGTATGCGGACCCGTCAAAGTAGAGACTCCCCGTTGGCAGGGGTGCGTTGTATAGATGCTCATGTGTCATGCTCAGGATCTTTCTCGCGAAGGACCAGTTGGACGAGGTTCCTAGGTAGACTTCCACACTCCGGGTCAGCCCTGCGAACGTGGGAAGGGAGGCGATGGAGGCAAAACTTACAGATTCGACCGGATGCCGCAGCCATGAACGTCGACGGACCCGACGACAACGGGTTTGTTAATTGGGATGCGCCTTCGAGATTCTGACTCCATTCCGATTCCCCTTCGGCCAAGTCGTCGCCTCCGAGAAGCGGATCGGTTTGGATGGCACGTCCCGTCGCGTCCGGCATCGACGCCTTCCCTTCCGTAGGCCGGAGCTCCTGCTCCATACTCTGTGGACTGAatacttcatcttcgccgcCCTTGAGTTGCGCCAGCTGCCTCTGGAGGTCTTCGAGATATCTGGAAAGGGCAAGAATGGTCAGCAGCGTCTTTCGCACGAGGAGATCAGCCAAGGAGTCTCACCCCCGAGTGACGAGAATTTTCTGGTCCCGATCATCGAACGTGCAGGTTGATTTGCGCTTGCTACAGGTATCACACGGCTGCGAACCCGAGCATTTGATCTTCTGTCTTCGGCATCGTTGGCAGCTGTGATAAGGCTGGAGGTTAGCGAGACGTGGCGGACGGCACGCCGAGAACCGGGACCCAACTTACGCATTGGACGAGCGCTTCTTGACGCGGTTTTCTTTATTATGTGAGGCTTCCATGGGTTTGGAAGAAGGAGACCGGTGCTTTACTGAGATCATGGTTGAATGGGCAGTTTCAGCCCGATTCTTTTTGTTCGGTCTGTGTGCTCCTGCGTAAATCCTGGTGCCAATCCAACCGTCATGCAGGTTGAGATAACTCAACTTTTGCCTTTGAGTTAATGCGGGGTAGAGAACCAAAGAAAGGACAGATGTGGGTCGAGGGGATAATTTCTCCAGATTTGGCATGTCCGTCCAGActtctatataaactatGTCTTCAGTCATGCGATAGCATTTGTGAGTCCTAGAAAAACTGCGATTAGGGCTACCCTGACTGGCAAACGAGAGGGGCATATAGACTGGTTCGTACTACGCCTCTATCTTTTGGTCGTTATCtgttccctttcttcttatcctcttATCTTTTACTACAGTATCTTTCTTATTTATCTTCCATTGTTATATTTAGTTTCTCTTAGTCAAAGTGGAGTCCCAGAACTACTCACTAGTCAGGGCTGGACTTGTGGTCGACAGTCCCATGATCGGATCATCACCTGGACCGGCTTCCCTCCCGACCATCGGCTGCCCTGCCGACCAGGCCACAAGGTGTCCAGGCCACAAGGTGTCCAGGCGTGCCTGAAGAGAAGCTTACTTGCGAAAGAGTTTCCCTTTGCCGGTTGTATATTAATTTCATGAATTTATTAGAGACAATCATGCCCGAGATCATCAACCATTCATTTAATTGAGTTTCCGgggctgtttcttctcccccgTGGCGGTTTCCAGAATACTGCGGTAGAAGTTTCTCCCCGACTTCTGTACATCCTCGACTGCGACTACCCCGCTATGGCCTCTAAAGCACTGATGATTTCTGAAAACCATGTGAAGGAGGATGAACGATATGGATAATTACGTAAGGCTTAGAACCAGGTCGAATTGGCTACCTTGGGGCCACACCAGCAGCGAACAGATATGGTAAACATGCTGTATGAAATAGGGAACGGTCTCTTCAAGTATGCAGTAGCGATGCATCGATGCTCGGTAGACTGCCCCAACAAAAGGTCGTAGTGTTGATATTCCAGTTAGCGAAGGTAGTTTCAGAGTGAACAGGACATGTAACTTGGTCAGGTCACAGACTCACATTTTGACTGCCAACCCTCAGTGGTCTATTGCGACGGGAAGAGAAGTGTGGCTCGAGGCAGTGGATATGGATCTAAATCACAAAGGCTAAACATCCTTCTACTGACCATACTACTCGGGTAGCGCCTCAGTCTACTCCAATAATAAAGAAGTATTTCCTATACAAACGGTTTAGCTTACAAGGAGTGATGCGCATAATGGATAGAATATGAGAGCCGATCATAGCTCTATAACAGGAGCCTTGGAAAACTTCCTAATTCATGTATATTCCATGTACTTCAGATTTATACCTGCTAGTGAGCTGATTGAGTGTGAAACATCCCACGCACAAGTGCTCTTGCGGAAAAGTAGTTACCTAAATCCCCACTGCACTAACTCGACTGCTGGCCGAGCTATGCATGAGTCCCTTCCTATCAATCACTTGGCTCCAGCACTTGTACCTCCAATGCCGACACACTCTCAGCATCAATCAGCTGCACGATACCTTTTAGGTCGGCTGGAGAGATAATCTTCAAGACTGTGTCATCCATCTCATTCCACAGGTAGTATGTTTGGCCCGAGGTAAACAGGTGCAGTGCGTCACCAGTCTCCGTAGTACGCATCAACCCCACTGGTGAGTTGATTCCATAAGCCTGGGCGATAAAGCTTCCAGGACTGTCGTCCGTCGACCAATACTCATCCAGATCACTTGGGTTGTTGGACCAGCCTTCGGGCTGATTCATTAGTATACCCAGTTAGTTTAAACCGTAGcccgggggggggggggggggggggggggggggaggaaaggaggaggaaggagatttAGGTACCACGGTAGCCATGATTGCAAGTAGTGTTTCaaagttgttgttgttgttggagaTTGGCGGAGACTGAAAAGGATATCCGGGGGGTTTATATAGGCTGGTAGCAGAGCGGGGTGGCCACGCGGCTTCTTAAGTTCAGTATCTTCTCTAACCTTCCATATCCATATGTCTGAGGTATGAGCTCATTGTAACCATAAGGTGCGCCCTCCCCTCGACTTTTATCATGATCATCTAATTGAAATAGTGCGAATCGCTTAGGGCTTTATTCCCTTCGCGATCCCGGCAGATCGCGGGGTAATTGTTGCCTGAGACAACAATCGCGGGGTGTTGACTCGGGAATCCGAGCACACTCAAAAACGAGTCTCTGGAAACTCATAGATATTGACAAAAGGAGGTTATGGGATCACTGACTCAATTATTCCCATTTAATAGGTACAATAGATGGTGACATATCAACCACGGTCATATACAGGGCAGTTACATTAGGACAAGTTGGAATGCGGGCACTAGAATGTGTAGGTGATCGTGGCGATGAGCTTAAAACTCCACATCGTGAACATAGATGCTGAACTGCCTCAGGATAACATCATGCTGCTATTTCCATTATCCTACCCCATATATTGTCATCCAGAGAACTAGGGTACTGCTCAAACCGCACCCTCAAACTATGTTCTACTTCGGGACGGGCTACCTCCCACCTAGGCATGGCTCTATATGGgttagaatatagatatccaTGATTCTTTCTGTAAGTGTCCTGCCTTATGCATGAGCTCGCTACCTCGCCGATTTCTTGTCCCTGTCTCTCCTAATGAACTAGGAACGATGAAGACAATAGCCGGGGAAGTCTTGTGCGCGATTAAATCCACCTCTACTTGGCCTAGATAATGCGATGTCAATTTAGCATGGTGTGAGCTTGGCGCAACTGGGATCCTACATATCTAGGGACTGACCACACGCGATGGGTAATCCAGGTCAACGCCGAATACGATGCTATGCATGATAATCTATGACAGTTTTGGATATCGAGTCGCTTATCTTCAAGGTGATATCGTAAAGAAAGTGATCGGACTGAATGCCTCGGCCCTACGCCAACCTCCTCGAGCATTATAATTGAGCGACCGTAACTACTACGGCAAAATCAGTGTGTGCTATATTACGATCATGTGGAAGACTAATACGAGACGACGTCAAATTGTGCCAAGACCAGCACCCAGCGCGCTGAGTTCGTATTCGCATACAATCGGCGAGGCTATCCAGCATTGGCATCGTAAAGACTGACACACGATTGGATGCAATAGTCTCCCGCGATCGACAATCTTGGCTGTGCCAAAAATAGTTCTTCAGACATGAATACATCCGTATTCCCTTCCGTCCAAGAAGACGGCTGAATATGAACTCGAGCGAGACGTCGTATAACTTCTTAAATTAGTCGTGACGAGGACAATCTTCGTCGTTTCTGGGATGGTCTGCTGCGTGACACAGTTTATCTGCTTGAGGAGCTCGTGTTAATGAGGGGGGTatgtgaagaagatgccAATAACAATGGCATTATCCTTTTATCACCACCGcaaaatagaagataaaTAGGACGCGAGATGGCCTACAGATGTCAAAACCATCAAAACTCTTCCCATCCAACACCAAGATAACAGACTATATTCGTTAGACATGAAGACCTCATTCATTTCCAGGGTGCTATCCCTGACAGCATTTGCGATCTCCTCCAATCTTTCTTATGGCCTGCCTCTCTCCGAGAGAGATGTGAGGCTCTTCGAGGAGCGCTACATCAACTCACTAGACTACTCGCTCGGTAATGACACCGTCAAATTAGTCGGTTACAAGAACATCAAGATCCCCGCCGAAGAGTTGGACGATCTGAACGACCACTACAACAATCACCCAGAGGTGTGGAAAAATCTGCCAAACTACTTCTACGATCAGGGGTCTGGCACCCTACGTGCCTATTTCCCAGTCGACGGAGCGCTTGTCGAGCATGACGGCCAATATCATGAGGCGAACTCATTGGGCGAGTTGGAGCTCACCAAGGTTAATGGCGACAGTTCTGTGCTGGGCCGAAGACAGACCGAGTCCATTACGGGTGTTGAAGGTAATATCATCAAAGATGGCATTATCTACCTCGAGAAGGCCGCGAAGCCGCACGCTCAGTATGGTAAAGTGCTCGTCTACGACTTCGGTGACAAGATTGTCCTCGACCATGATCACGGCAGCCACACCAAGCGAGACGGGAAGAAATCTTGCATGAAAAACCATGGCGGTCCGAACTGCAGCGACAAGTTCAACATTCACAATAATAAGTGCAAGAAGAGACATGACATCTGCATGGATTACAACGGATGGTTTTCGAACTGCAAGAAGAATGGCTCGACCTGGAGGAACTTCCCCGGCAGTGACTGTGA
This Aspergillus flavus chromosome 1, complete sequence DNA region includes the following protein-coding sequences:
- a CDS encoding delta-1-pyrroline-5-carboxylate dehydrogenase, coding for MLCRSLQFIRWSLPAASMRFWLSLSPSSPQSIMSSTKMLSMRLSNSARSSARSLRPFPSATLQIRTKATMPFALPAARNEPNPLYTRGSQERAKVEEALKELRSQLPVQSEVFYNGVAQKVSQSIDQPMPSEHATTFTNYPLASKEQVAAAIESALKAKKSWEETPFVDRAAIFMKAAELATGKYRYELIAATMLGQGKNVWQGEIDAAAELADFFRQNCNFAAELMGKQPPRNTNGMWSRMEYRPLEGFVYAVSPFNFTALGGSLVSAPALMGNVVVWKPSPSSIYASTLVYKILLEAGLPPDVVQFVPGDAEEVTSVALSHRDFAGLNFIGSSDVFRSIYGKIGEGIANKTYREFPRVVGETSGKNFHLIHNTADIPSAVNHTIRGAFEYQGQKCSATSRVYLPESRAEEFLTALKSGVKNITIGSPDKDFEAFMGPVIHRQSFNKIKSIIDASNKDPSLTLLAGGTYDDSVGFYVHPTVYQAHTLDHRLFDEEIFGPVLAIYVYPDAEWSSILKKADEQGGGFALTGAVFAKDRRVIREAEDALRYSAGNFYINCK
- a CDS encoding putative sarcosine oxidase (FAD-dependent oxidoreductase), which codes for MVSKSTPIAIVGGGAFGLSTALHLVRDGYNNISVFEQDDQIPPRPSAANDLNKIVRAEYEDPFYTDLTMQAIALWKTPLFAPHFHQTGFLHCVSGKAPERAVDTLKRFQAAADDHPELRKHVVPLAKDEEIRQRFWQYDGQFPGWNGYLNTFDGYAHSGNALKAVYQATQKAGVRFFLGEQHGAVAEVTYKNGRSTGLRTKNGQFHPAELVIVAAGAAAAKLVPAIGSQVVAKSWSVAHVHLTEEETSALRGIPITYARDLGFFFEPDPVTQLLKLCPMGGGYVNTDPATGVSHAPSVADSAFVPPDDEAKIRQLLAHTLPTLANRPLVRKSLCWFADTSDSDFIIDYVPHTSNSVVLLSGDSGHGFKMFPLFGSWVKALLEAKDQQQPVPRWRWKEPQQSGDGKWGDAVSWRIGSTREFKDIQPGKPKL
- a CDS encoding Zn(II)2Cys6 transcription factor; this encodes MPLSFASQGSPNRSFSRTHKCYRMTEDIVYIEVWTDMPNLEKLSPRPTSVLSLVLYPALTQRQKLSYLNLHDGWIGTRIYAGAHRPNKKNRAETAHSTMISVKHRSPSSKPMEASHNKENRVKKRSSNACQRCRRQKIKCSGSQPCDTCSKRKSTCTFDDRDQKILVTRGYLEDLQRQLAQLKGGEDEVFSPQSMEQELRPTEGKASMPDATGRAIQTDPLLGGDDLAEGESEWSQNLEGASQLTNPLSSGPSTFMAAASGRIFYLGTSSNWSFARKILSMTHEHLYNAPLPTGSLYFDGSAYDLGWDGTRTTVTNDIPMAPPLDFSIYLINAVKFHAGQLFHLFDEDTFMGGLYAFYENPEHQMAHSGLWYIHYLLILAFGKAFVVQRNQGSRPSGCEFFTKALQLLPDTTNLCRDPIVATEILCCIALYLQSLDCRNSAHNYIGQAARIAQAQGMHTDMSAEHLGDAIVQRCRRIWWTIYILDRQMTSLMGLPQSIRDDQLHHQLPYFPGSPQKAIALGMQIKVCQIMEEINSSVYGPDGRLNRNFLLRTKSALASAAELVTELRKCYDLRLDESSISGVSRLSAHLHLLYHQCIVLATRPVLFCFLKMRIQTADSSLESLNSSANVRKLLQVCIDSAQQILNILIVLQRQNLLDSFLPFDLEATYTAAVVLVTAPAADASLLDDWTPWFHTSVTVLDEMISRGNLIAGFRKSELQQLAGMLSHLADDGVIHGTDLARKGQLDRIISRLPSPSTPDRVFGISEIPNLHPGLTTAEIMAVAESIDTGDVDWIAHAVTENHIW